In Streptomyces alboniger, the following are encoded in one genomic region:
- the murC gene encoding UDP-N-acetylmuramate--L-alanine ligase, producing the protein MAPGLPQSMADMDRPHFIGIGGAGMSGIAKILAQRGAKVAGSDARESATADALRALGVTVHIGHDAAHLASDATCVVVSSAIRADNPELARAAELDIPVVHRSDALASLMDGRRPIAVAGTHGKTTTTSMLAVTLATLGLDPSYAIGGDLDVPGSNALHGEGDIFVAEADESDRSFHKYAPEVAIVLNVELDHHANYASMDEIYESFEIFAGKVVPGGTLVISADQHGAVELTGRLRDLGQLKVVTYGESEDADLRIHKITARGLTSEVTVVLNGKFLTFQVSVPGRHYANNAVAALAAGIALGIPAHNLASALGSYTGVKRRLQLKGEAAGVQVIDSYAHHPTEMTADLEAMRSAAGDSRILVLFQPHLFSRTQELGTEMGQALALADSSVVLDIYPAREDPIPGITSALIIDAARAAGAEVTAAPDKEAAVATIAGMARPGDLVLTMGAGDVTDLGPRILAELSK; encoded by the coding sequence ATGGCACCCGGCCTGCCCCAGTCCATGGCCGACATGGACCGACCGCACTTCATCGGCATCGGCGGCGCCGGAATGTCGGGCATCGCCAAGATCCTGGCCCAGCGCGGCGCCAAGGTCGCGGGCAGCGACGCCCGGGAGTCCGCCACGGCCGACGCGCTGCGCGCGCTCGGCGTCACGGTCCACATCGGGCACGACGCCGCGCACCTCGCCTCCGACGCGACCTGCGTCGTCGTCTCCTCCGCGATCCGCGCCGACAACCCCGAGCTGGCCCGCGCCGCCGAGCTGGACATCCCCGTCGTCCACCGCTCGGACGCCCTGGCCTCCCTGATGGACGGCCGGCGGCCGATCGCCGTGGCCGGTACGCACGGCAAGACCACGACGACGTCGATGCTCGCCGTCACGCTCGCAACCCTCGGCCTCGACCCGTCGTACGCGATCGGCGGCGACCTGGACGTGCCCGGCTCGAACGCGCTGCACGGCGAGGGCGACATCTTCGTCGCCGAGGCCGACGAGAGCGACCGCAGCTTCCACAAGTACGCGCCCGAGGTCGCCATCGTCCTCAACGTGGAGCTGGACCACCACGCCAACTACGCGTCGATGGACGAGATCTACGAATCCTTCGAGATCTTCGCGGGCAAGGTCGTCCCCGGGGGCACGCTGGTGATCTCCGCGGACCAGCACGGGGCCGTCGAGCTGACCGGGCGGCTGCGGGACCTCGGACAGCTGAAGGTCGTCACGTACGGCGAGTCCGAGGACGCCGACCTGCGCATCCACAAGATCACCGCGCGTGGTCTGACCAGCGAGGTCACCGTCGTACTGAACGGCAAGTTCCTCACCTTCCAGGTCTCGGTGCCCGGCCGCCACTACGCGAACAACGCGGTCGCCGCCCTCGCCGCGGGCATCGCCCTCGGCATCCCGGCGCACAACCTCGCCTCCGCGCTCGGCTCCTACACGGGCGTCAAGCGCCGCCTCCAGCTCAAGGGCGAGGCCGCGGGCGTCCAGGTCATCGACTCCTACGCCCACCACCCCACCGAGATGACGGCCGACCTGGAGGCGATGCGCTCCGCCGCAGGCGACTCCCGCATCCTCGTCCTCTTCCAGCCCCACCTCTTCTCGCGCACCCAGGAACTGGGCACCGAGATGGGCCAGGCCCTCGCCCTCGCCGACTCCTCCGTGGTCCTGGACATCTACCCGGCCCGCGAGGACCCGATCCCCGGCATCACCAGCGCCCTGATCATCGACGCGGCCCGCGCGGCGGGCGCCGAGGTGACGGCCGCCCCGGACAAGGAAGCGGCGGTCGCGACGATCGCGGGAATGGCCAGGCCCGGCGATCTCGTTCTCACCATGGGAGCGGGCGACGTCACGGACCTCGGCCCGCGGATCCTGGCCGAACTGTCCAAGTGA
- the msrB gene encoding peptide-methionine (R)-S-oxide reductase MsrB has product MAYDVEKPDEQWRAELTPSEYAVLRQAGTEPAFVGEYTDTKTRGVYSCRACGAELFTSAEKFESHCGWPSFFDPKDTDAVELIQDTSHGMVRTEVRCARCGSHLGHVFEGEGYPTPTDQRYCINSISLRLTPDEG; this is encoded by the coding sequence ATGGCGTACGACGTCGAGAAGCCGGACGAGCAGTGGCGCGCGGAGTTGACCCCGTCGGAGTACGCGGTCCTGCGTCAGGCCGGCACGGAGCCCGCCTTCGTCGGTGAGTACACCGACACGAAGACGAGGGGCGTCTACTCCTGTCGCGCGTGCGGCGCGGAGCTGTTCACCTCGGCGGAGAAGTTCGAGTCGCACTGCGGCTGGCCGAGCTTCTTCGACCCGAAGGACACCGACGCGGTCGAACTGATCCAGGACACCTCGCACGGCATGGTCCGCACCGAGGTGCGATGCGCGCGCTGCGGATCGCACCTCGGACACGTCTTCGAGGGTGAGGGTTACCCCACCCCCACCGACCAGCGGTACTGCATCAACAGCATCTCGCTGCGGCTCACGCCGGACGAGGGCTGA
- a CDS encoding M28 family metallopeptidase, whose amino-acid sequence MRLSRPTALPRTLRRTTARRTTAGIAAFAAAGLLATAAPTALAAPSAPAPALAAPDIPLANVKAHLSQFQSIASANGGNRAHGRPGYKASIDYVKGKLDAAGFTTTVQQFTSSGATGYNLVADWPGGDPDKVLMAGAHLDSVSSGAGINDNASGSAGVLETALAVSRAQLKPAKHLRFAWWGAEEIGLVGSRHYVNNLPAAERSKLTGYLNFDMIGSPNAGYFVYDDDPTIEKTFKDYYAGLNIPTEIETEGDGRSDHAPFKSAGIPVGGLFSGASRAKTSAQAQKWGGTAGQAFDRCYHSSCDTTANINDTALDRNSDAIAHTVWKLGTDTPVPPGDSYENTTDVTIPDNGAAVTSTVNVTGRTGNAPATLKVDVDIRHTWRGDVVVDLLAPDGSAYRLKNSSGNDSADNVIATYTVDASSEPANGAWKLRVQDVAAQDTGYINSWKLTF is encoded by the coding sequence ATGAGACTCTCCCGACCCACCGCCCTGCCCCGCACCCTGAGACGCACGACCGCGAGACGCACGACCGCGGGCATCGCCGCGTTCGCCGCGGCCGGTCTGCTCGCCACCGCCGCGCCCACAGCCCTCGCGGCGCCCTCGGCCCCCGCCCCGGCACTCGCGGCACCCGACATCCCGCTCGCCAACGTCAAGGCGCACCTCTCCCAGTTCCAGTCCATAGCCTCGGCCAACGGCGGCAATCGCGCGCACGGCCGCCCCGGCTACAAGGCCTCCATCGACTACGTGAAGGGAAAGCTGGACGCGGCCGGATTCACCACCACCGTCCAGCAGTTCACGTCCAGTGGGGCCACCGGCTACAACCTGGTCGCGGACTGGCCGGGCGGCGACCCCGACAAGGTCCTGATGGCGGGCGCCCACCTCGACAGCGTCTCCTCGGGAGCCGGCATCAACGACAACGCCTCGGGCTCGGCCGGCGTCCTGGAAACCGCGCTCGCGGTCTCCCGCGCGCAGCTGAAGCCGGCGAAGCACCTGCGGTTCGCGTGGTGGGGCGCCGAGGAGATCGGCCTGGTCGGCTCCCGCCACTACGTGAACAACCTCCCCGCCGCCGAGCGGTCGAAGCTCACCGGCTATCTGAACTTCGACATGATCGGCTCGCCGAACGCCGGCTACTTCGTCTACGACGACGACCCCACCATCGAGAAGACCTTCAAGGACTACTACGCGGGTCTGAACATCCCGACGGAGATCGAGACCGAGGGCGACGGCCGCTCCGACCACGCCCCGTTCAAGAGCGCCGGCATCCCGGTCGGCGGCCTGTTCAGCGGGGCCTCGCGCGCCAAGACCAGCGCCCAGGCGCAGAAGTGGGGCGGCACGGCCGGCCAGGCCTTCGACCGCTGCTACCACTCGTCCTGCGACACCACGGCGAACATCAACGACACCGCGCTCGACCGCAACAGTGACGCCATCGCCCACACGGTGTGGAAGCTCGGCACGGACACGCCGGTCCCGCCCGGTGACAGTTACGAGAACACCACGGACGTCACCATCCCGGACAACGGCGCCGCGGTGACCTCCACCGTGAACGTGACCGGCCGCACGGGCAACGCCCCGGCCACCCTCAAGGTGGACGTCGACATCCGCCACACCTGGCGCGGCGACGTGGTCGTCGACCTCCTGGCCCCCGACGGCAGCGCGTACCGCCTGAAGAACTCCAGCGGCAACGACTCGGCGGACAACGTCATCGCCACGTACACGGTGGATGCGTCCAGCGAGCCCGCGAACGGCGCCTGGAAACTCCGTGTCCAGGACGTGGCCGCCCAGGACACGGGCTACATCAACAGCTGGAAGCTGACGTTCTGA
- the rbsD gene encoding D-ribose pyranase: protein MRKSGILNRHLAGALAELGHGHTVLICDAGMPIPAGPRVVDLAFRAGVPAFAEVLDGLLAELVVEGGTAAREVGEANPQAARLLRESIPALELVPHEELKRLSARARLVVRTGEARPYANVLLRCGVFF, encoded by the coding sequence GTGAGGAAGTCGGGCATCCTGAACCGTCATCTCGCGGGCGCGCTGGCCGAGTTGGGCCATGGGCACACGGTCCTGATCTGCGACGCGGGCATGCCGATCCCGGCGGGCCCGCGCGTGGTGGATCTGGCGTTCCGCGCCGGGGTCCCCGCCTTCGCGGAGGTCCTCGACGGGCTGCTCGCCGAGCTGGTGGTGGAGGGCGGAACGGCCGCGCGGGAGGTCGGGGAGGCCAACCCGCAGGCAGCGCGGCTGCTGCGGGAGAGCATCCCCGCGCTGGAGCTGGTCCCGCACGAGGAGCTGAAACGCCTCTCGGCGCGGGCCCGTCTGGTGGTCCGCACCGGGGAGGCCCGGCCGTACGCGAATGTGCTGTTGAGGTGCGGGGTCTTCTTCTGA
- a CDS encoding ribokinase produces MNDNNAGSTGDTDLELLVVGSANADLVVGVERRPAPGETVLGSDLAVHPGGKGGNQAVAAARLGARTALLARVGDDAHGTLLLDAQRAAGVDTAGVLVGGAPTGVALITVDPSGDNSIVVSPGANARLSPEDIRASSGLLAAARVVSSQLEIPLDTVAEVVRTLRPGTRFVLNPSPPAPLPTEVLAACDPLVVNEHEARVILGEDAGDAPEEWARGLLALGPRSVVITLGSAGALTADGSDAVRVPSPKVDAVDTTGAGDAFTAALGWRLGLGEDLATAAAYAVRVGAAAVTRKGAQGSYPTASELAEAAPEVSSR; encoded by the coding sequence ATGAACGACAACAACGCCGGCAGCACGGGCGACACGGACCTCGAACTGCTCGTCGTGGGCTCCGCCAACGCCGATCTGGTGGTCGGGGTGGAGCGCCGCCCCGCGCCTGGCGAGACCGTCCTCGGCTCCGACCTGGCCGTCCATCCGGGCGGCAAGGGCGGCAACCAGGCGGTGGCCGCCGCCCGGCTCGGCGCGCGCACGGCGCTCCTGGCCCGGGTGGGCGACGACGCGCACGGCACGCTCCTGCTGGACGCGCAGCGCGCGGCCGGGGTGGACACCGCCGGCGTCCTGGTGGGCGGCGCGCCCACCGGCGTCGCGCTGATCACGGTCGACCCGTCGGGCGACAACAGCATCGTGGTGTCGCCGGGCGCCAACGCCCGCCTGTCGCCCGAGGACATCCGCGCCTCGAGCGGTCTCCTGGCGGCGGCGCGGGTGGTCTCGAGTCAGCTGGAGATCCCCCTGGACACGGTCGCCGAGGTCGTCCGCACGCTGCGGCCCGGCACCCGCTTCGTCCTGAACCCCTCGCCGCCCGCGCCGCTGCCCACCGAAGTGCTCGCCGCCTGCGACCCGTTGGTGGTCAACGAACACGAGGCGCGCGTGATCCTCGGCGAGGACGCGGGAGACGCCCCGGAGGAGTGGGCGCGCGGGCTGCTCGCGCTCGGGCCCCGTTCGGTGGTGATCACGCTGGGTTCGGCGGGCGCGCTCACCGCGGACGGCTCCGACGCCGTCCGGGTCCCGAGTCCGAAGGTCGACGCGGTGGACACGACGGGAGCGGGCGACGCCTTCACCGCGGCGCTCGGCTGGCGCCTCGGCCTCGGCGAGGACCTCGCGACGGCGGCCGCCTACGCCGTCCGCGTGGGCGCGGCGGCGGTCACCCGCAAGGGCGCGCAGGGCTCCTACCCGACGGCGTCGGAGCTTGCGGAGGCCGCCCCCGAGGTCTCGTCCCGGTGA
- a CDS encoding substrate-binding domain-containing protein, producing MATETVKRDAGGASGAATLRRVLLDNGALSALIVLVVAMSLLSGDFLTTQNLLNVGVQAAVTAILAFGVTFVIVSAGIDLSVGSVAALSATVLAWSATSEGLPVWLAVVLAVGTGMACGFVNGLLVSYGKLPPFIATLAMLSVARGLSLVISQGSPIAFPDSVSHLGDTVGGWLPVPVIVMVVMGLVTAVVLGRTFIGRSMYAIGGNEEAARLSGLRVKRQKLVIYALSGLFAAVAGIVLASRLVSAQPQAAQGYELDAIAAVVIGGASLAGGVGKASGTLVGALILAVLRNGLNLLSVSAFWQQVVIGVVIALAVLLDTLRRRAGATPGASSGASGGIRGKGPQAMKYAVAAVVVAAVIGAVSFFNSGTSGTSGTSTKVGMSLSTLNNPFFVQMKEGAQAEADKAGVDLTVTDAQNDASQQTNQLQNFTGEGVKSIIVNPVDSDAAGPAVRGANKQDIPVVAADRGVNKAKTATLVASDNVAGGRLAAKALAGKLGGKGKVVVLQGTPGTSASRERGQGFAEGIKAYPGIEVVAKQPADFDRTKGLDVMTNLLQSNKGVNGVFAENDEMALGAVKALGDKAGTSVPVVGFDGTPDGLKAVEAGTLYASVAQQPRELGRIAVRNAVRAAQGKEVREMVKVPVKVVTSKNVKNFS from the coding sequence GTGGCCACTGAAACCGTGAAGCGTGACGCGGGCGGCGCGAGTGGTGCGGCCACGCTCCGCCGCGTCCTGCTCGACAACGGCGCGCTGAGCGCCCTGATCGTCCTGGTCGTGGCGATGTCGCTGCTCTCCGGCGACTTCCTCACCACGCAGAACCTGCTGAACGTCGGTGTGCAGGCCGCCGTGACGGCGATCCTCGCGTTCGGCGTGACGTTCGTGATCGTGTCGGCCGGCATCGATCTCTCGGTCGGTTCGGTGGCCGCGCTGTCGGCCACCGTCCTTGCCTGGTCGGCGACTTCGGAGGGGCTGCCGGTCTGGCTCGCGGTCGTCCTCGCCGTCGGCACCGGCATGGCGTGCGGGTTCGTCAACGGCCTGCTCGTCTCGTACGGGAAGCTCCCGCCGTTCATCGCGACGCTCGCGATGCTGTCGGTGGCCCGCGGCCTCTCCCTGGTGATCTCGCAGGGCAGCCCGATCGCGTTCCCCGACTCGGTCTCCCACCTCGGCGACACCGTGGGCGGCTGGCTGCCGGTCCCGGTGATCGTGATGGTCGTGATGGGCCTGGTGACGGCCGTCGTCCTCGGGCGTACGTTCATCGGCCGTTCCATGTACGCGATCGGCGGCAACGAAGAGGCCGCCCGCCTCTCGGGCCTGCGCGTCAAGCGCCAGAAGCTCGTCATCTACGCGCTCTCCGGTCTCTTCGCGGCCGTCGCGGGCATCGTGCTCGCCTCCCGCCTGGTCTCCGCGCAGCCGCAGGCCGCGCAGGGGTACGAACTCGACGCGATCGCCGCGGTCGTCATCGGCGGCGCGAGCCTCGCGGGCGGCGTCGGCAAGGCGTCCGGCACGCTCGTCGGCGCGCTGATCCTCGCGGTGCTGCGCAACGGCCTCAACCTCCTTTCGGTGTCGGCCTTCTGGCAGCAGGTCGTGATCGGTGTCGTCATCGCGCTGGCGGTCCTGCTGGACACGCTGCGCAGGCGGGCCGGGGCGACTCCGGGAGCTTCCTCGGGCGCGTCCGGAGGCATACGGGGCAAGGGGCCGCAGGCGATGAAGTACGCGGTGGCCGCCGTGGTCGTCGCGGCGGTGATCGGTGCCGTCTCCTTCTTCAACTCGGGCACCTCGGGCACCTCGGGCACCTCGACGAAGGTCGGCATGTCCCTCTCCACCCTCAACAACCCCTTCTTCGTACAGATGAAGGAGGGCGCACAGGCGGAGGCCGACAAGGCGGGCGTCGACCTGACCGTGACCGACGCGCAGAACGACGCGTCCCAGCAGACGAACCAGCTCCAGAACTTCACCGGCGAGGGCGTGAAGTCGATCATCGTCAACCCGGTGGACTCCGACGCGGCGGGCCCGGCCGTGCGCGGCGCGAACAAGCAGGACATCCCGGTGGTGGCGGCCGACCGCGGTGTGAACAAGGCGAAGACCGCCACGCTCGTCGCCTCCGACAACGTGGCGGGCGGCAGGCTCGCGGCGAAGGCCCTCGCCGGGAAGCTGGGCGGCAAGGGCAAGGTCGTCGTCCTCCAGGGCACGCCGGGCACCTCAGCGAGCCGCGAGCGCGGGCAGGGTTTCGCCGAGGGCATCAAGGCGTACCCGGGCATCGAGGTCGTCGCCAAGCAGCCCGCCGACTTCGACCGCACCAAGGGCCTGGACGTCATGACGAACCTCCTCCAGTCCAACAAGGGCGTGAACGGCGTCTTCGCCGAGAACGACGAGATGGCGCTCGGCGCGGTCAAGGCGCTCGGCGACAAGGCGGGGACGTCCGTCCCGGTGGTCGGCTTCGACGGGACCCCCGACGGCCTCAAGGCGGTCGAGGCGGGCACGCTGTACGCCTCCGTGGCGCAGCAGCCCAGGGAGCTGGGCAGGATCGCCGTACGCAACGCGGTGCGGGCGGCGCAGGGCAAGGAGGTGCGGGAGATGGTGAAGGTCCCGGTGAAGGTCGTCACGTCGAAGAACGTGAAGAATTTCTCCTGA
- a CDS encoding sugar ABC transporter ATP-binding protein has translation MTHADELLRIEGIRKTFPGVVALDAVDFDLRRGEVHVLLGENGAGKSTLIKMLSGAYRPDSGRILAEGREVRINGAQDAERLGIATIYQEFNLVPDLTVAENIFLGRQPRRFGMIDRKRMEADAEALLKRVGVRVSPRAKVRELGIAQLQMVEIAKALSLDARVLIMDEPTAVLTSEEVDKLFAIVRTLREDGVGIVFITHHLEEIAALGDRVTVLRDGRSVQQVPASTPEEELVRLMVGRNIEQQYPRERPETGPPLLSVEGLTRDGVFHDVSFEVRAGEVVGLAGLVGAGRTEVARAVFGADPYDAGSVGVRGARLPRHDVNAAMGAGIGLVPEDRKGQGLVLDASVRENLGLVTLRSATRAGLVDLKGQARDAARIAEQLKVRMAGLGQHVRTLSGGNQQKVVIGKWLLADVEVLILDEPTRGIDVGAKVEIYQLINELTASGHAVLMISSDLPEVLGMSDRVLVMAQGRIAGELHRDEATQDAVMALAVSTAAPTDTAHHTAHHTDVRNDEEEAEGSRGH, from the coding sequence GTGACCCACGCGGACGAACTGCTGCGCATCGAAGGCATCCGCAAGACGTTCCCCGGCGTCGTCGCGCTCGACGCCGTCGACTTCGATCTGCGGCGCGGAGAGGTGCACGTCCTGCTCGGCGAGAACGGCGCGGGCAAGAGCACCCTCATCAAGATGCTCTCCGGCGCCTACCGCCCCGACAGCGGCCGCATCCTCGCCGAGGGACGCGAGGTGCGCATCAACGGTGCGCAGGACGCCGAGAGGCTCGGCATCGCCACCATCTACCAGGAGTTCAACCTCGTACCGGATCTCACGGTCGCTGAGAACATCTTCCTGGGACGCCAGCCGCGGCGTTTCGGCATGATCGACCGGAAGCGGATGGAGGCGGACGCCGAGGCGCTGCTGAAGCGGGTCGGCGTCCGGGTGTCACCGCGCGCCAAGGTGCGCGAACTGGGCATCGCACAGCTCCAGATGGTCGAGATCGCCAAGGCGCTGAGCCTGGACGCGCGCGTGCTCATCATGGACGAGCCGACGGCCGTGCTCACCTCCGAGGAGGTCGACAAGCTCTTCGCCATCGTGCGCACGCTGCGCGAGGACGGCGTCGGCATCGTCTTCATCACCCACCACCTGGAGGAGATCGCCGCGCTCGGCGACCGCGTCACCGTGCTGCGGGACGGCCGCAGCGTCCAGCAGGTGCCCGCCTCCACCCCGGAGGAGGAACTCGTACGCCTCATGGTGGGGCGCAATATCGAGCAGCAGTACCCGCGCGAACGGCCCGAGACGGGCCCGCCGTTGCTGTCCGTCGAGGGCCTCACCCGTGACGGCGTCTTCCACGACGTCAGTTTCGAGGTGCGGGCCGGTGAGGTCGTCGGCCTCGCGGGGCTCGTCGGCGCGGGCCGCACCGAGGTGGCGCGGGCGGTCTTCGGCGCCGATCCCTACGACGCGGGCAGCGTCGGCGTACGCGGCGCGCGGCTGCCCCGGCACGACGTGAACGCCGCGATGGGCGCGGGCATCGGCCTCGTACCGGAGGACCGCAAGGGCCAGGGGCTCGTCCTCGACGCGTCCGTGCGGGAGAACCTCGGCCTGGTGACGCTGCGTTCGGCGACCCGGGCCGGTCTGGTGGACCTCAAGGGCCAGGCGCGGGACGCCGCCCGGATCGCCGAGCAGTTGAAAGTGCGCATGGCCGGGCTCGGCCAGCACGTGCGCACGCTGTCCGGCGGCAACCAGCAGAAGGTCGTCATCGGCAAGTGGCTGCTCGCGGACGTCGAGGTGCTGATCCTCGACGAGCCGACGCGCGGCATCGACGTGGGCGCGAAGGTCGAGATCTACCAGCTGATCAACGAGCTGACGGCCTCCGGGCACGCCGTCCTGATGATCTCCAGCGATCTGCCCGAGGTGCTCGGCATGAGCGACCGGGTCCTGGTCATGGCGCAGGGCCGGATCGCCGGTGAGCTGCACCGCGACGAGGCGACCCAGGACGCGGTGATGGCGCTCGCCGTCAGCACTGCGGCCCCGACCGACACGGCGCACCACACGGCGCACCACACGGACGTACGGAACGACGAAGAAGAAGCGGAGGGCTCCCGTGGCCACTGA
- a CDS encoding LacI family DNA-binding transcriptional regulator: MAASSGSVSIKDVAAEAGVSVATVSRVVNSHPSVSPAARARVLAAVEALGYRPNAVARSLRTDQTRTLGLVISDVLNPYFTELARSVEEAARALGYSVIIGNADERPELQDHHVRTLLDRRIDGLLVSPTDGGSPLMLDAVRAGTPMVFVDRWIPGVEVPVVRSDGRQAVRDLVAHLHGLGHRRLAIIAGPAATTTGSERVEAFRDALREHGIALPDAYIGQGDFQADSGRRATERFLSLPEPPEVVFAADNLMALGALDAIRAHGLRVPHDIGLAAFDDIPWFVHTDPPITAIAQPTGDLGRAAVQALIDRIEGRSPRSVTLPARLVVRRSCGEPAVRRTQPGRRAGTDPSTAPAPDTDPSTQRSKP, from the coding sequence ATGGCCGCAAGCTCGGGCTCCGTGAGCATCAAGGACGTCGCCGCCGAGGCGGGCGTCTCCGTCGCCACCGTGTCGCGGGTGGTGAACAGTCACCCCTCGGTCAGCCCCGCGGCCCGCGCCCGCGTGCTCGCCGCCGTCGAGGCGCTCGGCTACCGGCCCAACGCCGTCGCCCGGTCCCTACGCACCGACCAGACCCGCACCCTCGGGCTCGTCATCAGCGACGTGCTCAACCCGTACTTCACGGAGCTGGCGCGCTCCGTCGAGGAGGCGGCCCGCGCGCTCGGCTACAGCGTGATCATCGGCAACGCCGACGAGCGGCCCGAGCTCCAGGACCATCACGTGCGGACGCTGCTCGACCGGCGGATCGACGGGCTGCTCGTCTCCCCCACCGACGGCGGCTCGCCGCTGATGCTCGACGCCGTGCGGGCCGGAACGCCGATGGTCTTCGTCGACCGGTGGATCCCCGGCGTGGAGGTGCCCGTCGTCCGCTCCGACGGCCGCCAGGCCGTTCGCGACCTCGTCGCCCATCTGCACGGCCTCGGTCACCGCAGGCTCGCCATCATCGCGGGGCCGGCCGCCACCACGACCGGCAGCGAGCGCGTCGAGGCCTTCCGCGACGCGCTGCGCGAGCACGGCATCGCCCTGCCCGACGCCTACATCGGCCAGGGCGACTTCCAGGCCGACAGCGGCCGCCGCGCCACCGAACGCTTCCTCTCCCTGCCCGAGCCGCCCGAAGTCGTCTTCGCCGCCGACAACCTGATGGCGCTCGGCGCCCTCGACGCGATCCGCGCGCACGGCCTGCGCGTCCCGCACGACATCGGGCTCGCGGCCTTCGACGACATCCCCTGGTTCGTGCACACCGATCCGCCGATCACCGCGATCGCCCAGCCGACCGGCGACCTCGGCCGGGCCGCCGTACAGGCGCTGATCGACCGGATCGAGGGCAGGAGCCCGCGGTCCGTGACCCTGCCCGCGCGCCTCGTCGTCCGGCGATCCTGCGGCGAGCCCGCCGTCCGGCGCACGCAGCCGGGCAGGCGGGCGGGCACGGACCCGAGCACGGCCCCGGCCCCGGACACGGACCCGAGCACGCAAAGGAGCAAGCCGTGA